In Alkalihalobacillus sp. AL-G, the genomic stretch CTTTTTGACTCTTGCTGAGTTTCAGTCTAATGAAATCATGTATCTTCTCGATCAGGCCTTAAAGCTTAAAAAGGAAAGAAAACGAGGAGTCGTTCATCAAGAGCTGAGCGGGCAGGTACTAGGAATGATTTTCGAAAAGTCTTCAACAAGAACTCGGGTCTCTTTTGAAGTTGGAATGCTTCAGCTTGGCGGCCAGGCCATCTTTCTGAGTTCCAAAGACATCCAGTTAGGCAGAGGTGAAAGTATTGCTGACACGGCAAAGGTTTTGTCACGCTACTTAGATGGGGTCATGGTCAGGACGCATCAACATGATACGATTAAAGAGTTTGCCGAAAATGCCACCATTCCTGTCATTAATGGTCTGACTGATTTACACCATCCGACCCAAGTATTAGCTGATTTGCTGACAATTCTAGAACATAAAGGCGTATTAACAGGGCTGAATATGTGCTATATCGGTGATGGGAACAATAATGTGGCCCATTCTTTATTAGAAGGAGCAACAAAAGTGGGAATGAATATTAATGTTGCAAGTCCGTTTGGGTATGAACCTAATCAACTGATCCGAGATCATGCAAAAGTGACCGCAAAGAAAAACGGGAGTTCAGTTCTCATCACCAATTCTCCTGAAAAAGCGATTGAAGATGCTGATATTGTCGTTACCGATGTATGGGCCAGTATGGGGCAGGAGTCCGAATTGGAAAAACGGATTGAACTATTTAAGCCGTATCAAATTAACAATAAACTTTGTCGGAAAGCGAAAAAGGACTTTATCTTTTTACATTGCTTACCGGCTCATCGTGGAGAAGAAGTGACAGCGGAGATCATTGATGGTCCACACTCAGTTGTTTTTGACGAAGCAGAAAATCGATTACATGCACAAAAGGCGATTTTGGCAGCTCTGATGGGAAAATGATAGCATTCATCATTAAATGGAAAAAAGTTATCTGCATTATTGGAAGTGTTCGTCTGAAGAGTTAAAAAATCGAAAGGTCCGAAGGTGTTAATAAATATCTAAATTATTGTGGGTATCAAAATTTTAAATTACAAGTATTCTGAACCAATGGCTAAGTCTGAATGAGTTTCGGACTTTGCCAGTTTTTTTGGTTGGATGGATCGAACGAGGTGAAATTTCTCTACTTTTGAAAGATTTTTTGAAGGACTTGACCGATCGCAATTCCAATAAAGCAAAATAAAATCGGGAGCCAGACTGGTCCAAACAACACACCTGAAATTTTAAAAACAGGTGAGTACATCACGCCAATTGTTATAAAGTATGCTGCAAACACAAATGGGAAAAAGGAGTACTTTGGCGGATCACCATTATGAGCATCATAATAGGTGTCCCATAGCGCATAAAGGTACATACAAGGATAAAACATGAGCCATTGATAATCCGCAGTATGTATGGCTTCTTCAATCTTACCTTGAAAGCTTTTCAAGATAATCATATTGAAATTAGCTTGAACATTAATTAAAAACTCAAGGGAAAGCAGTAGAATCCCTTTGAAATATTTCCTATTTAACAGCTGACCTAGTCCTGGTAACGCAACACTCCAAAACATTTTTCCTAATAGATGATTGTCTCTCATGACGTAACCCTTCTTTTATGTATTCGCCAATTTATCACGATCGGCTGCCCTAGGAGGTTCTTCCATCCACCCATTTTTAATTAGAAGGTTCGCACAATCCTCTGAGTATTGTTCAACCTCAGCCATAAGTCGGTGATATTGAACTCCTAGGTCACGCCTCGCACTTGACGCTATACTTGATCCATAATACCCGAAGCCAGCTGTAATTAATAAGGAGGTTATAAACATCATCAACTTGTCTGAAAAAATGAAAGTCGTTGAGTCTGTTACTTCTGCATCCCAAGACATTGGGGAAGGGAGGTCATCTTCACTAAGAAGCGAGTGAAAAACTTGACAGTGCTTGGCTGCAATTTCCTTGCCTCTTACCATGAACTTTCCGACTTCCTTGGACTGACATACTTGACTATAGCCGGTTAATGTAGCAACACCTAAAACATTGCGAAGATAATTAGAAAAAAGATTCGTAATTTCCATGCCCGTTAAGGGCCTTCGGTCACCGAAAAACCCTTGCAGAAACATTTGGCTTTGGACAAAATCAACCGTTTTTGGTGTTGGCAAATATGGAGGACGTACATAAAGACCCTTTGAAAGTAAACTTTCATTCGCGTTTCTTAACAGTTCATTTGTTTCAGATAGGCACTCCGAAAAATAGGAAAAAACATCTGAACGGGTAACTGTAGATACACTCGAAGCATAGACAGTAAGGCTCATGATCGATAACTGTGAAACATAATAAAGCATATAAGAATCAGAGAATAGGCGAGCTGCATCTGGGTCGACGTCCTGTTGTTCACTGAATCCGACAGGAATCGGATAATTTTCAGTATTGAAAATGTCGGTTATTTTGCCAATATGGGCTTTAGCCAAATCTAAAGCATGCTCCAAAATCGTACCGATTTCAGCATCTTCCACATGATTTACAAACGCTTTCAACATACACGCATTTGCGCTGTCTGACATGTAAGCCGCCCATAATTGGGAAAGCTCTGCTGATGTTAAACGGGTGTTGTACTCCATTTTCGTCTCCTCCTTTTCATTTTTTCTACAATACGAGTATGTTTCCCATAACGAACGAAAATATGAAGATTTCCTAAAATAAACGCACAATCTTTAAGGCGATTTACTAAAAGCCATGCTAGAGATTTCTACACCTAAAGTCGTATGTGAAACCATTACAAATATTGATTTAAAAACCAGAAAAATCCTGTATAGTAGAGGATACATTAGAGATAGAGAGTGGGGATTACCTATGAGGTTCAGAGATTTTCACAGGAATATTAAGATTCGTATTTTAGAGACGTTCATGAGTCGGATCGTCGGCAGCATGATTTTCCCGTTCATGGCAATTTATCTGGCGTTTCATTTCGGGGCTAAGGTTGCAGGTATGTTATTGCTTATCAACGTGTTTATCGGAATTGGAATTACTTTTATCGGAGGTTATTTTGCGGATCAATTTGGCCGGAAAAAGATCATGCTGTTCGCGGAGCTTTTACGTTTTTTTGCGTTTTTAACGATGATGCTATGTAACTCACCGTGGTTTTCGGCCCCGTTGATTACGTTTTTCATGATGACGGTGAACAGTATTTGCTGGGGATTAGCGGGTCCTGCGAATCAGGCGATGTTGATTGATGTCAGTACGCCGGATCAACGAAAGCTGATGTATTCAATCACGTATTGGGCGAACAACCTGTCGATCGCGATTGGTGGAATTGTTGGCGCGTTCCTATTTGAAAAATATCTTTTCGAGTTGTTCATGGCTTTAAGTGTTGTTACAGGCTTCGTGGTATTTCTTGTCGCTTTTTTCATTTCGGAAAGCTATGCTCCCGTTACCTCGAGTCTGACGCCATCTGGTCATGTCCTGAAGCTCTTTTCAAATTATAAAAAGGTGCTGCATGATCGGCTGTTTGTGATGTTTGTCATTGCAGGGGTGCTGATCCTTTCGCTTGAGTTTCAGTTGACGAATTACATAGGGATTCGTTTGACGGATGAAATGCCATCACAACAATTTTTGATGTGGGAAATTGATGGGGTTAAAATGATGGGATTCCTGAGAAGTGAAAACACGATTCTTGTTGCAGTCCTGATGTTGTTCGTTACGAAATTGACGAACCCTTTCAAGGATAGATCTGTTCTTGTAACAAGCTGCTTTGTATTCACCATCGGTTATGGTGTTCTCGCATACTCGAATAACATATGGGTTTTACTTGTGATGATGGCATTGCTGACGATCGGAGAGGTGTTCCGAGTACCTGTCGAGCAATCATACATGGCGTCAATTCCCCCGGATGACGCTCGGAGCTCATATATGGCATTCAACGGACTGAAATTCAACCTGTCGATGCTGATCGCTTCGATTACGGTCACGCTAGGAGCAATCTTGCCGTCCAGTGTGATGGCGGCAATCATCATTGGCATCGGGCTCGTCGGTACATTGATCTACTATTTCATCGCTCCACAGCTCGATATCCGTAAAGGTAAGACCGAAGTAAGAAGAGCAGGATAATAGCTTTTTCAACAACATTAATCATATAAAAAAGCTTGGAGATTCTCTGAGCTTTTTTATATGTGAATGATACCAAATAGT encodes the following:
- the argF gene encoding ornithine carbamoyltransferase, which gives rise to MLNAIREKGSVDSVKLNLKGKDFLTLAEFQSNEIMYLLDQALKLKKERKRGVVHQELSGQVLGMIFEKSSTRTRVSFEVGMLQLGGQAIFLSSKDIQLGRGESIADTAKVLSRYLDGVMVRTHQHDTIKEFAENATIPVINGLTDLHHPTQVLADLLTILEHKGVLTGLNMCYIGDGNNNVAHSLLEGATKVGMNINVASPFGYEPNQLIRDHAKVTAKKNGSSVLITNSPEKAIEDADIVVTDVWASMGQESELEKRIELFKPYQINNKLCRKAKKDFIFLHCLPAHRGEEVTAEIIDGPHSVVFDEAENRLHAQKAILAALMGK
- a CDS encoding DUF3231 family protein, with product MEYNTRLTSAELSQLWAAYMSDSANACMLKAFVNHVEDAEIGTILEHALDLAKAHIGKITDIFNTENYPIPVGFSEQQDVDPDAARLFSDSYMLYYVSQLSIMSLTVYASSVSTVTRSDVFSYFSECLSETNELLRNANESLLSKGLYVRPPYLPTPKTVDFVQSQMFLQGFFGDRRPLTGMEITNLFSNYLRNVLGVATLTGYSQVCQSKEVGKFMVRGKEIAAKHCQVFHSLLSEDDLPSPMSWDAEVTDSTTFIFSDKLMMFITSLLITAGFGYYGSSIASSARRDLGVQYHRLMAEVEQYSEDCANLLIKNGWMEEPPRAADRDKLANT
- a CDS encoding MFS transporter, producing the protein MRFRDFHRNIKIRILETFMSRIVGSMIFPFMAIYLAFHFGAKVAGMLLLINVFIGIGITFIGGYFADQFGRKKIMLFAELLRFFAFLTMMLCNSPWFSAPLITFFMMTVNSICWGLAGPANQAMLIDVSTPDQRKLMYSITYWANNLSIAIGGIVGAFLFEKYLFELFMALSVVTGFVVFLVAFFISESYAPVTSSLTPSGHVLKLFSNYKKVLHDRLFVMFVIAGVLILSLEFQLTNYIGIRLTDEMPSQQFLMWEIDGVKMMGFLRSENTILVAVLMLFVTKLTNPFKDRSVLVTSCFVFTIGYGVLAYSNNIWVLLVMMALLTIGEVFRVPVEQSYMASIPPDDARSSYMAFNGLKFNLSMLIASITVTLGAILPSSVMAAIIIGIGLVGTLIYYFIAPQLDIRKGKTEVRRAG